From Lolium perenne isolate Kyuss_39 chromosome 5, Kyuss_2.0, whole genome shotgun sequence, a single genomic window includes:
- the LOC139831801 gene encoding uncharacterized protein, whose product MASRTFVRLSNKDVRVLELSRVIVCSRRSLNLSRVVELLGVSILLEEEILEESRQLSGSRYRNDYSKPAYRGGYSGRGVLQQPVEDTYKKTEEKPPWSESLKALKAQRRAKGECFRCGDKYQPGHKCTKTVSLNVVEELLELLQVDSVTDEEKEGDSSEEETFMKISVSATTGTAAKKTIRLQGCINGKQVLILVDSGIQGSFISERTVQDLGLVSQQTEAAHVVVANGGKVTCDKLIPEVVWQCQGNVFASTLRMFTIPGYDIILGMDWLEACGDMWISWEKKTLRFKHGDKRITLRGVKSRTNKCSQISSAQLHKLIKTGALAQVIQLCTVQEEAQNGNTKHSVIAKVLEDFESCFGEPTSLPPHRAFDHHINLVPGAKPVSVRPYRYTPQQKDEIEKQITDMLKKGVIKPSHNPFASPVLLVKKKDGSWRFCVDYKHMNAITVKDKYPMPIVEELLDELAAIQQIFSTQLRKSVLVFVDDILVYSKSIEEHKHHLREVFRLLKLHNLFVKRTKCSFAHESLEYLGHIISAGGVATDPTKVEAVKMWPRPTNLKQLRGFLGLAGYYRKFIRGFGAICKPLTNLLRKNTLFLWTPVEHESFQALKNALMEAPVLALPDFSKEFVLETDACDKGIGAVLMQQGQRMFGNSAGH is encoded by the exons GAGGAAATACTGGAAGAATCAAGGCAACTGTCAGGCTCTCGTTACAGAAATGATTACTCCAAACCAGCATACAGAGGAGGGTATTCTGGCAGGGGTGTTTTGCAACAACCAGTGGAAGACACATACAAAAAAACAGAGGAGAAGCCACCATGGTCAGAATCGCTCAAGGCATTGAAAGCGCAACGCAGAGCTAAAGGAGAATGCTTCAGGTGTGGGGACAAGTACCAACCTGGGCACAAATGCACTAAAACAGTCTCTCTGAATGTAGTGGAGGAGTTGTTGGAACTGCTGCAAGTGGACTCGGTTACTGATGAAGAAAAGGAAGGGGATTCATCGGAAGAGGAGACATTCATGAAGATTTCAGTCTCGGCAACAACTGGTACTGCAGCCAAGAAAACTATTCGCCTGCAGGGATGCATCAATGGCAAGCAGGTCCTCATACTAGTTGACTCAGGCATTCAGGGCAGCTTTATCTCAGAGAGAACTGTACAAGACTTGGGGCTGGTAAGTCAGCAAACTGAAGCTGCCCATGTGGTAGTTGCAAATGGGGGCAAGGTTACTTGTGACAAGCTCATTCCAGAGGTGGTGTGGCAATGCCAAGGCAATGTGTTTGCCTCCACTTTGAGAATGTTTACAATTCCAGGGTATGACATAATTTTAGGCATGGACTGGCTAGAGGCGTGCGGAGACATGTGGATTAGCTGGGAGAAGAAAACTTTGCGATTCAAGCATGGGGACAAACGCATCACTCTCAGAGGTGTCAAGTCTCGCACGAACAAATGCTCCCAGATTTCTAGCGCCCAATTACACAAGTTGATCAAGACTGGTGCCTTAGCTCAGGTGATTCAGTTGTGCACTGTGCAGGAGGAGGCACAGAATGGCAACACCAAACACTCGGTGATCGCTAAGGTGCTGGAAGATTTTGAAAGCTGCTTTGGGGAACCAACAAGCCTACCACCCCATCGCGCCTTTGACCATCATATCAATTTGGTGCCAGGAGCAAAACCAGTGAGCGTGCGACCATACAGGTACACGCCTCAGCAAAAAGACGAGATCGAGAAACAAATCACCGACATGCTAAAAAAAGGGGTCATCAAGCCAAGCCACAACCCCTTTGCATCGCCAGTTCTACTGGTCAAAAAGAAAGATGGCTCTTGGAGGTTCTGCGTCGATTACAAGCATATGAATGCCATCACCGTGAAGGACAAGTACCCAATGCCCATAGTTGAAGAATTGCTGGATGAGCTG GCAGCAATTCAACAGATTTTCTCTACTCAACTCAGGAAGTCAGTCTTGGTATTTGTTGACGATATCTTGGTGTACAGCAAATCCATTGAAGAACATAAGCATCACTTGCGCGAGGTGTTTCGTCTGCTGAAATTGCACAACCTGTTTGTCAAGAGGACCAAATGCTCTTTTGCACATGAATCCCTTGAATACCTCGGGCATATCATTAGCGCAGGTGGTGTAGCCACAGACCCAACCAAAGTCGAGGCAGTGAAGATGTGGCCAAGACCTACAAACCTGAAGCAACTAAGAGGCTTCCTTGGGCTAGCAGGGTACTACCGAAAATTCATCCGTGGATTCGGGGCCATATGCAAACCTCTGACAAATTTGCTGCGCAAGAACACTCTATTTTTATGGACACCAGTTGAACATGAGTCCTTCCAAGCACTAAAAAATGCTTTGATGGAAGCCCCGGTACTGGCATTACCAGACTTCTCCAAGGAGTTCGTCCTAGAGACAGATGCTTGTGACAAAGGGATTGGTGCTGTTTTAATGCAACAAGGACAAAGAATGTTTGGCAATTCTGCTGGCCATTGA